One Homo sapiens chromosome 3, GRCh38.p14 Primary Assembly genomic window carries:
- the CHDH gene encoding choline dehydrogenase, mitochondrial — MWCLLRGLGRPGALARGALGQQQSLGARALASAGSESRDEYSYVVVGAGSAGCVLAGRLTEDPAERVLLLEAGPKDVLAGSKRLSWKIHMPAALVANLCDDRYNWCYHTEVQRGLDGRVLYWPRGRVWGGSSSLNAMVYVRGHAEDYERWQRQGARGWDYAHCLPYFRKAQGHELGASRYRGADGPLRVSRGKTNHPLHCAFLEATQQAGYPLTEDMNGFQQEGFGWMDMTIHEGKRWSAACAYLHPALSRTNLKAEAETLVSRVLFEGTRAVGVEYVKNGQSHRAYASKEVILSGGAINSPQLLMLSGIGNADDLKKLGIPVVCHLPGVGQNLQDHLEIYIQQACTRPITLHSAQKPLRKVCIGLEWLWKFTGEGATAHLETGGFIRSQPGVPHPDIQFHFLPSQVIDHGRVPTQQEAYQVHVGPMRGTSVGWLKLRSANPQDHPVIQPNYLSTETDIEDFRLCVKLTREIFAQEALAPFRGKELQPGSHIQSDKEIDAFVRAKADSAYHPSCTCKMGQPSDPTAVVDPQTRVLGVENLRVVDASIMPSMVSGNLNAPTIMIAEKAADIIKGQPALWDKDVPVYKPRTLATQR, encoded by the exons ATGTGGTGTCTCCTACGAGGCCTGGGCCGGCCTGGAGCCCTGGCACGGGGAGCCCTGGGGCAGCAGCAATCCCTGGGTGCCCGGGCCCTGGCCAGCGCAGGCTCTGAGAGCCGGGACGAGTACAGCTATGTGGTGGTGGGCGCGGGCTCGGCGGGCTGCGTGCTGGCTGGGAGGCTCACGGAGGACCCCGCCGAGCGCGTGCTGCTGCTGGAGGCCGGGCCCAAGGACGTGCTCGCGGGGAGCAAGCGGCTCTCGTGGAAGATCCACATGCCCGCGGCCCTGGTGGCCAACCTGTGCGACGACAGGTACAACTGGTGCTACCACACAGAGGTGCAGCGGGGCCTGGACGGCCGCGTGCTGTACTGGCCACGCGGCCGCGTCTGGGGTGGCTCCTCATCCCTCAATGCCATGGTCTACGTCCGTGGGCACGCCGAGGACTACGAGCGCTGGCAGCGCCAGGGCGCCCGCGGCTGGGACTACGCGCACTGCCTGCCCTACTTCCGCAAGGCGCAGGGCCACGAGCTGGGCGCCAGCCGGTACCGGGGCGCCGATGGCCCGCTGCGGGTGTCCCGGGGCAAGACCAACCACCCGCTGCACTGCGCATTCCTGGAGGCCACGCAGCAGGCCGGCTACCCGCTCACCGAGGACATGAATGGCTTCCAGCAGGAGGGCTTCGGCTGGATGGACATGACCATCCATGAAG GCAAACGGTGGAGCGCGGCCTGTGCCTACCTGCACCCAGCACTGAGCCGCACCAACCTCAAGGCCGAGGCCGAGACGCTTGTGAGCAGGGTGCTATTTGAGGGCACCCGTGCAGTGGGCGTGGAGTATGTCAAGAATGGCCAGAGCCACAGG GCTTATGCCAGCAAGGAGGTGATTCTGAGTGGAGGTGCCATCAACTCTCCACAGCTGCTCATGCTCTCTGGCATCGGGAATGCTGATGACCTCAAGAAACTGGGCATCCCTGTGGTGTGCCACCTACCTG GGGTTGGCCAGAACCTGCAAGACCACCTGGAGATCTACATTCAGCAGGCATGCACCCGCCCTATCACCCTCCATTCAGCACAGAAGCCCCTGCGGAAGGTCTGCATTGGTCTGGAGTGGCTCTGGAAATTCACAG GGGAGGGAGCCACTGCCCATCTGGAAACAGGTGGGTTCATCCGCAGCCAGCCTGGGGTCCCCCACCCGGACATCCAGTTCCATTTCCTGCCATCCCAAGTGATTGACCACGGGCGGGTCCCCACCCAGCAGGAGGCTTACCAG GTACATGTGGGGCCCATGCGGGGCACGAGTGTGGGCTGGCTCAAACTGAGAAGTGCCAATCCCCAAGACCACCCTGTGATCCAGCCCAACTACTTGTCAACAG AAACTGATATTGAGGATTTCCGTCTGTGTGTGAAGCTCACCAGAGAAATTTTTGCACAGGAAGCCCTGGCTCCGTTCCGAGGGAAAGAGCTCCAGCCAGGAAGCCACATTCAGTCAGATAAAGAGATAGATGCCTTTGTGCGGGCAAAAGCCGACAGCGCCTACCACCCCTCGTGCACCTGTAAGATGGGCCAGCCCTCCGATCCCACTGCCGTGGTGGATCCGCAGACAAGGGTCCTCGGGGTGGAAAACCTCAGGGTCGTCGATGCCTCCATCATGCCTAGCATGGTCAGCGGCAACCTGAACGCCCCCACAATCATGATCGCAGAGAAGGCAGCTGACATTATCAAGGGGCAGCCTGCACTCTGGGACAAAGATGTCCCTGTCTACAAGCCCAGGACGCTGGCCACCCAGCGCTAA